A single region of the Malus sylvestris chromosome 8, drMalSylv7.2, whole genome shotgun sequence genome encodes:
- the LOC126633288 gene encoding UDP-N-acetylglucosamine transporter UGNT1-like isoform X3: MLGSGKNSILPVSDPPSDQERERLIGADDDEKFFRGSAMTRRGAYAAISYMACAVLLVMFNKAALSSYKFPSANVITLFQMICSCGFLYTLSRWNMISFTVGESSIIYDINATTLLPLKTLKKTLPLAGAYLMYMLASMESVRGVNVPMYTTLRRTTVVFTMVMEYILAGQRYTSPIVRSVGVIVLGAFVAGSRDLSFDAYGYGVVFLSNITTAVYLATIARIGKSSGLNSFGLMWCNGFICGPVLLFLTFIRGDLKATIDFPYLLSPGFMAVLLCSCILAFFLNYSIFLNTTLNSALTQTICGFFYHWTWLDAIRWPSI, from the exons ATGTTGGGTTCGGGCAAGAATTCGATATTGCCGGTGTCGGATCCTCCGAGTGaccaggagagagagagactcatTGGAGCTGACGACGATGAGAAGTTCTTCAGAGGATCCGCCATGACCAGACGTGGAGCCTACGCTGCAATCTCTTACATGGCTTGCGCGG TGCTGTTGGTGATGTTCAACAAGGCAGCTCTGTCTTCTTATAAATTTCCAAGTGCAAACGTTATCACACTCTTTCAG ATGATATGTTCGTGTGGTTTTCTCTACACCTTGAGCCGGTGGAACATGATTTCTTTCACAGTAGGTGAATCTTCTATCATTTATGACATCAACGCCACTACACTTTTACCATTAAAGACATTGAAGAAAACCCTTCCTCTTGCAGGAGCCTATTTGATGTACATG CTAGCCTCCATGGAGTCTGTCCGCGGGGTAAATGTTCCCATGTACACCACCCTCAGGAGGACTACTGTAGTATTTACAATGGTTATGGAGTATATTTTGGCTGGGCAGAGATATACATCTCCTATTGTTCGAAG TGTCGGCGTGATTGTTCTTGGTGCATTTGTTGCCGGATCTCGGGATTTGTCATTTGATGCCTATGGCTATGGTGTAGTTTTCTTATCCAACATCACGACAGCAGTATATCTTGCAACCATAGCCCGTATTG GGAAATCCAGTGGCCTTAATAGTTTTGGCCTCATGTGGTGTAATG GATTCATATGCGGACCAGTTTTGCTGTTTTTGACTTTTATTCGTGGTGACTTGAAGGCAACAATCGACTTTCCTTATCTCCTTTCACCTGGTTTTATG GCTGTCTTGCTTTGTTCCTGCATACTGGCATTCTTCTTGAACTACAGCATATTCCTTAACACAACTCTAAATTCAGCTCTTACGCAGACAATTTGCG gatttttttaccattggacTTGGTTGGATGCTATTCGGTGGCCTTCCATTTGA
- the LOC126633288 gene encoding UDP-N-acetylglucosamine transporter UGNT1-like isoform X2, with protein sequence MLGSGKNSILPVSDPPSDQERERLIGADDDEKFFRGSAMTRRGAYAAISYMACAVLLVMFNKAALSSYKFPSANVITLFQMICSCGFLYTLSRWNMISFTVGESSIIYDINATTLLPLKTLKKTLPLAGAYLMYMLASMESVRGVNVPMYTTLRRTTVVFTMVMEYILAGQRYTSPIVRSVGVIVLGAFVAGSRDLSFDAYGYGVVFLSNITTAVYLATIARIGFICGPVLLFLTFIRGDLKATIDFPYLLSPGFMAVLLCSCILAFFLNYSIFLNTTLNSALTQTICGNLKDFFTIGLGWMLFGGLPFDILNVIGQFLGFLGSGLYAYYKLIGK encoded by the exons ATGTTGGGTTCGGGCAAGAATTCGATATTGCCGGTGTCGGATCCTCCGAGTGaccaggagagagagagactcatTGGAGCTGACGACGATGAGAAGTTCTTCAGAGGATCCGCCATGACCAGACGTGGAGCCTACGCTGCAATCTCTTACATGGCTTGCGCGG TGCTGTTGGTGATGTTCAACAAGGCAGCTCTGTCTTCTTATAAATTTCCAAGTGCAAACGTTATCACACTCTTTCAG ATGATATGTTCGTGTGGTTTTCTCTACACCTTGAGCCGGTGGAACATGATTTCTTTCACAGTAGGTGAATCTTCTATCATTTATGACATCAACGCCACTACACTTTTACCATTAAAGACATTGAAGAAAACCCTTCCTCTTGCAGGAGCCTATTTGATGTACATG CTAGCCTCCATGGAGTCTGTCCGCGGGGTAAATGTTCCCATGTACACCACCCTCAGGAGGACTACTGTAGTATTTACAATGGTTATGGAGTATATTTTGGCTGGGCAGAGATATACATCTCCTATTGTTCGAAG TGTCGGCGTGATTGTTCTTGGTGCATTTGTTGCCGGATCTCGGGATTTGTCATTTGATGCCTATGGCTATGGTGTAGTTTTCTTATCCAACATCACGACAGCAGTATATCTTGCAACCATAGCCCGTATTG GATTCATATGCGGACCAGTTTTGCTGTTTTTGACTTTTATTCGTGGTGACTTGAAGGCAACAATCGACTTTCCTTATCTCCTTTCACCTGGTTTTATG GCTGTCTTGCTTTGTTCCTGCATACTGGCATTCTTCTTGAACTACAGCATATTCCTTAACACAACTCTAAATTCAGCTCTTACGCAGACAATTTGCGGTAACTTGAAG gatttttttaccattggacTTGGTTGGATGCTATTCGGTGGCCTTCCATTTGATATC TTGAATGTCATCGGTCAATTTCTCGGTTTCCTTGGCTCTGGGTTGTATGCCTACTACAAGCTCATAGGGAAGTAA
- the LOC126633288 gene encoding UDP-N-acetylglucosamine transporter UGNT1-like isoform X1 codes for MLGSGKNSILPVSDPPSDQERERLIGADDDEKFFRGSAMTRRGAYAAISYMACAVLLVMFNKAALSSYKFPSANVITLFQMICSCGFLYTLSRWNMISFTVGESSIIYDINATTLLPLKTLKKTLPLAGAYLMYMLASMESVRGVNVPMYTTLRRTTVVFTMVMEYILAGQRYTSPIVRSVGVIVLGAFVAGSRDLSFDAYGYGVVFLSNITTAVYLATIARIGKSSGLNSFGLMWCNGFICGPVLLFLTFIRGDLKATIDFPYLLSPGFMAVLLCSCILAFFLNYSIFLNTTLNSALTQTICGNLKDFFTIGLGWMLFGGLPFDILNVIGQFLGFLGSGLYAYYKLIGK; via the exons ATGTTGGGTTCGGGCAAGAATTCGATATTGCCGGTGTCGGATCCTCCGAGTGaccaggagagagagagactcatTGGAGCTGACGACGATGAGAAGTTCTTCAGAGGATCCGCCATGACCAGACGTGGAGCCTACGCTGCAATCTCTTACATGGCTTGCGCGG TGCTGTTGGTGATGTTCAACAAGGCAGCTCTGTCTTCTTATAAATTTCCAAGTGCAAACGTTATCACACTCTTTCAG ATGATATGTTCGTGTGGTTTTCTCTACACCTTGAGCCGGTGGAACATGATTTCTTTCACAGTAGGTGAATCTTCTATCATTTATGACATCAACGCCACTACACTTTTACCATTAAAGACATTGAAGAAAACCCTTCCTCTTGCAGGAGCCTATTTGATGTACATG CTAGCCTCCATGGAGTCTGTCCGCGGGGTAAATGTTCCCATGTACACCACCCTCAGGAGGACTACTGTAGTATTTACAATGGTTATGGAGTATATTTTGGCTGGGCAGAGATATACATCTCCTATTGTTCGAAG TGTCGGCGTGATTGTTCTTGGTGCATTTGTTGCCGGATCTCGGGATTTGTCATTTGATGCCTATGGCTATGGTGTAGTTTTCTTATCCAACATCACGACAGCAGTATATCTTGCAACCATAGCCCGTATTG GGAAATCCAGTGGCCTTAATAGTTTTGGCCTCATGTGGTGTAATG GATTCATATGCGGACCAGTTTTGCTGTTTTTGACTTTTATTCGTGGTGACTTGAAGGCAACAATCGACTTTCCTTATCTCCTTTCACCTGGTTTTATG GCTGTCTTGCTTTGTTCCTGCATACTGGCATTCTTCTTGAACTACAGCATATTCCTTAACACAACTCTAAATTCAGCTCTTACGCAGACAATTTGCGGTAACTTGAAG gatttttttaccattggacTTGGTTGGATGCTATTCGGTGGCCTTCCATTTGATATC TTGAATGTCATCGGTCAATTTCTCGGTTTCCTTGGCTCTGGGTTGTATGCCTACTACAAGCTCATAGGGAAGTAA